Sequence from the Deltaproteobacteria bacterium genome:
AGCCCATTCTCGGCGGCGGCACATCGCCATTAAGTTGCTTTTCTAAAGCCAAGTGTAAACCGTTCAGGAAGGTCATGATGTCCTCCTTTTTTGTCTTTCTTTACTAAGAGGACATTTGACCCTTTTTTAGGCCTGCTGTCAACTCAAGTCGAAACTAACTCATTTTCAAGACCCCTTAAATACCATAGGCCGGATAATATATACTTGATCTGTCTCGGCACAGATTATTGGTGATTCAAATACTCTTGAGACTCATCCCTCATTTACTGGGATACCGATGTTATTCTTTCATCAATGACCGCTATGATCTCTTTGTGTGTCTCCTTTTTCATTTTCCGGATTAACTCTCTATCTTTGTTTAATGTCTTTGCAAAAGCAAGCGCTTCGTTCATAAGGTCGTCAATATGGCACGCTTTTTTTATAATATGGTGCTCTTCGCATTCCTGTGCGGTGAGTCTTCTACCGGTGTATTGCATTTCTTCAAACATATACATAGGGACCGCTCGTCTTGAAATGACTGAAAACATCGGCCCCAAAGTCATCCCGATGTCCACTTCGGGCATACAAAGCCACCCTCTATCCGAACGCATAAATCGAAAATCATGCGCGAATGACAAAAAAGCTCCACCGGCAAAGGCATGACCGGTAATGGCCGCAATAGTCAGCATTGGATAGGTCAGCACCCGCTTCATGAAAATGGCCATTTCTGTCATAAACTTTATGTTCAGCTCTGGCCCTTCTTTTTCAACCGCCGGGCCAAGCCAGTCCAGGTCTATACCATTGGACCATATCTTTTCATGTGACGACTTCACAACGAGTACATTGGCCTCGGTGTCATGCTCTATCTCATCCAACACCTCCATGAAAGCCTTGAAAAACGGAAAATTAAATCGGTTTTCCCCACTGTTCATACTTAAAATGGCTACATTGTCGTCAATGATGTAGTCAACTAAAGCCATGATGTCTCCTTCCTTAATACTAGGTTTACTTAAACCATATGAGGACCAAGAAAAATCGTGATAAAACCCTCAAGAGGAGCATTGCTTACAGTCGAGATACATCGGCTCTCACGTTCATCATCCTCGAAAATAATTAATGGTAAAAGCTTTGGCCAAGGTGATAAATTGTTAGAAGCAAGCCCCTCTGCTTTTTAAAGCCTGCTGTTTTGCCTTTTAGTCAGCCAGGCCGATCTGATCTAGACGTTGCATGATCTCCTTCGCTCCGTTGACCATACCATCTATAACCTCTTTGACGGTCGGTGTGTCATTAATCATCCCCACACCCTGCCCGATGGTTATGTTGGCCTCGGAGGGATCGCCTGACTCGTAAGCATTAACGCCCCTCTCACCCCTGATCATTGGCAGGAGCTCTTCCAGCGAGGCGCCTTTGTTCTCCATCTCAAGGATCTTCTCCGTGTGCTCGTTCCTGACCACTCGTGACGCATTCATAATGGACTTTTGTATGAGGATGGTGTCCATTTCGCCAAGTCCGTGCATCCAGGTTTTAATGTTGTCATGGATCCGCGCTTCCTGGGTACACATGAATCGTGTGCCTATGAGGACGCCCTCGGCGCCCAGCGCCAGAGCGGCAACCAGGCCTCTCGCGTCGGTGATGCCACCGGCCGCGACTACAGGGATATCCACGGCATTAGCGGCGATCGGGACACGCACGAAGGTGCCGACCTCTTCCTGCCCGGGGTGCCCGGCGGCCTCGGTGCCGATGATAGTTACTATGTCACAACCGGCACGCTCGGCATTCTGGATGTCGCGCGTCCGGGTTGCGCGGTGCATAGATATCACCCCGGCATCCTTCATGATCTGCATGTAAGGCTTGGGACTGCGGCCCGAAGTCTCGATGACTTTTACACCCTCGTCAATCGACGCCTTAAAATAGTCCTCGTAGTTGATTGTCCGGGCTGTCGGTAGAAGCGTAACATTTATACCAAAGGGTTTGTCGGTGAGCTGCTTAGTCTTCCTGATCACTTCACGTAGTTCGTCGATCGTCTGGAATGAAATCGAAGCGATGATGCCCAGTCCTCCGGCATTGGACTGCGCAGAGACAAGCTCCGGTCCGGATACGTAGGCCATTGGCCCGCCGATAATCGGATATTCGATGTCTAGGATTTCCGTAACTCTAGTCCTCAACATTTTAACCTCCTACTTTCTTTTTGATTGCCGATAAAATCTTAAAAAACCTGTTTAATTCCCGTGCCGAATTTCGTCTACATTAAGTCTCCTTTTCCTTTTGAAGAGGTTAGTACTACTACGTTAAGTTTTTGTTGACTTTCGTTAAAAAATCGTCTATGCTTGCGGTACAAAGGTTTCATATAGATATTTATCAGGGTTTATTTAATTATTTAACGTAGTAGGATTAGGATATGCTGCCTTCCCCTTTAAGTTCCACTATTTTCTTGGTAAGTTCCGGCACCACCTTAAAGATGTCGTCCACAATGCCGTAATTAGCAGTATTGAAAATAGATGCTTGGGCATCTTGGTTGATGGCCACGATCATTTTTGAGGCCTTCATGCCGAGAATGTGTTGGAAGGCTCCGCTAATACCGAGGGCAATATAGAGCTTTGGTTTCACCACCTTGCCGGATAAACCCACTTGGTGTTCAGACGGAAGCCAGTCGCAATCTACCACTGGTCTTGAGCAGGATACCTGGCCACCTAATAGATCAGCCAGCCTCTCAACCATTTCCAGGTTCTCTTTTCCCTTTATACCCCTGCCCACTGAAACCAGGACTTCCGCCTGGGAGATATCGATACCGCCTGTTTTTGGTTCAATAAATCCTTCATACTTCTTGTAGCTGATGTCCTCCAGGTGGAAATCAACTTCCTCAATCTGCCCGTGTTTATCGCACTCTCCGATATCGAATTCACCAACACGGCCGGTAATCATCATTGTTTCACACGGAGAAAATGAGTAGACGGCATTTACCTTTCCGTTATAGATCGACCGGGTGATTAATAAAGTGCTGTCCTCTATATTTATATCAATACAATCTGTAATAAGAGGAGCTTCCAGTTCAACTGATAGAGAAGGAGCCAGGTCCATACCAAAGGAACTATGCCCCAATAGCACAATCTTCGGTTTTCTTTTTTTTATTAGAGGAACCAGTATCTTTTGATAGGGCTCGGGCAGAGATGTATCCCAATTGCCGTTATTCACTACCAGAACCCTATCTGCCCACCTGGCGAGGGTCTCTGCGTGCTGTCCCACGTCTCTGCCGATAATCACTGAATTCAGTTCCATACCAGATTGATCAGCTAATTTTCTTCCCTTACTCAGCATCTGTAGCGAAACTTCAGTCAGATGTTGTTTGGAATATTCCGCAACAACTAATATTTCGGTCATTTAAAGAATTCCCGCACTCTTGAGTATTCTAGCCAATTTTTCCGCCGATTCGTCGGGTGAACCGGATATTATTTCTGCTCTTTTGCCTTGTGGCGGCAACTCTAATTTTTCCAGCTTTACCATCGGACTTTTTTCTACTGGATAAATCTCAATCTGGTCCAGGGATACGATCTGCAATTCCTTCTTCATTGACCTTCTGATAGCGGACACAGAGAGATACCTCGGTTGGTTAATTCCGGTCTGAATAGTCAGTAGGGCGGGGAGTTTCAATGTGTAGTTTTCAAACGCCCCCGCCTCCAGTTCTCTTTTTACCTGCATAGTTTTCTCCCCCACTTCCAACCCAACAATCATGGTAGCATGGGGAATACCAAGCATTTCAGCCACCATACATCCAAGCTGACCACTATTGAAATCTTCAGACTGGGCGCCAAAAAGTACCAGGTCGTAGGGTAAGCCCTCAATTACTTTGGCGAGTACTCGGGCAACAACAGAGGGCTCGGCGGTAACGAAATCCTCATCAATCCGGATGGCCCGATCAGCTGTCATGGCCAGGGCTCTTTTTAAAATCTCGTCCCAGCCTTTGGGTCCTGCCGTAATTGCGGTAAAGGTGCCTCCCTGCTTCTCCTTAACCCGCGTCGCTGCTTCCAAGACATACTCATCCCATTCGTTTATCTTGAAAATCAGTCCGTCTTTCTCGATCTCTTTTTGGGCGGGATCTATTTTCAGGGTGTCTACTATTGAAGCATCTGGAACCATTTTAATGCAGGCTATGATATCCATACTACTCTATTCCGCAGCCTTCCCTACAATCTCAGAAATGTCTTTTACGGAAAGCTTATCATCAAGCCCTTCTGCTTTTACGGCGTCCTCAAGCATGGTCAAGCAATTGGGGCAGGCCACTGCCAGTATATTAGCGCCTGTCTCAACAGCCTCCCTGACCCTGCGTCTTGATGGACTGTCGGCACTGCCTCCAAGGAAATCAATGTAAAAGTTGGCCCCGCCGCCGCCGCAGCAGAGCGCGCTGTCCCTGTTTCTCTCCATCTCGATCAGATCAATTCCTGGAATGGCCTTTAGAATTTCTCTGAAAGCCTCATATTCACCATTCCAACGTCCAAGGAAGCACGGATCGTGGATGGTAACCTTGGCCTCAAACCCGTTGGTAACATTCAGTCGGCCATCATTGATGAGGTTTTGAAGAAATTGCGTCTGGTGTAAAACCTCGAAGCTCCCATTATATTTTGGATATTCGTTCTTTATGGCGTTGTATGAATGGGGCGAGAGGGTAACAATCCTTTGCACGCCAAGATCCTTGAACTGGGCAATGTTTTCCTCAGCTTGCATTTCAAATAATGCCGTTTCACCAATCATGTTCACTTCATTGCCATCGCATTTTTCTTCATTACCCAGCACACCAAATGAGACACCGGCCTTTTGAAGCGCCTTGCCAAGTATCTTAGCGGTCTCCTGAGCCCGTGTATCATAGGAACCGATACAGCCAACGTAATAGAGATAGTCCTGGCCCTGGTATTGTTCTATCTCCGTTCCCTCCAGCCATTCACCCCTCTTGGTTTGTGCGGTGCCGTATGGATTTCCATATCGTTGAATATTCTCCAGGAAGTCTTTAACCTCAGAAGGTATGGTGCCTCTCTCAACCATCTCTTCCTTGGCGGCTATTATTATGTTGAGTATGTCAACATTAAAGCTGAGTGGGCATTTAACTTCGCAGTTTTTGCATGCTGTGCAGGAAAATATGATATGAGCAAAATGCTCTGTCCAGTCTAATTCATCGCTGAGCCAGGCTCGGGTTAGCCACAATCTTCCTCCACAGGAATAAGTCTCCATGCGGTATCTGGCATATGCGGGACAGTTGTTGACATCCATCCAGCTTACCGGAAATTTGCAGTAACCACACCTGAAGCATCTATGTATGATATCACTGTATTTAAAATCCTCTAAAGTCATCAGATTACCTCCCAGGCTTTTCGAACGGCTTCGTTGTACTCAGTAACGCCCTTAGAGGGCGGGTTCCCAGTTTCCAGGATTCATGATTCCATTGGGGTCAAGGAGTTGTTTCACCTTCCTCATGAGGTCGAAAGTACTGGAATTTAATCTCTCCATAACCAGCTTTTGACCATAGAGTCCAGGTTTCCAGATTGTCCCTCCCAGTTTCAGAACAAGATCGTCTGTTTCGTGCAGCGCGGCCTTCGCGTGCTTGATGGTTTCCGGGTCCGCTCTATTAAAGGCGTACGTCCAGGAGAACATCATAGCGTGGGCGGCGCCAATGCAGCGTCCAAGTACCGTGTATGGTATGTCGTGTTTTTCGGAAATTTGCCTTCCTCTCCGGTAGCATTCTGGGTATGTATCAATAGGCATAATGCTGCCGACATATTCAAAGCCGCCTCCCTTCCGCCAGTCAGAGGTTTTTGAGATTTGAGGTCGTTGCAGGCCTCGGTTGAAACCCAGGTACCCGCCGTCTCCTTTACGAATATATTCTCCCAATGTATCGTCAAAGATTATTTCCTGTTTGAACTCAAGCTCTTTTTCTGAATCTGCGGACAGGTTAATAGTTATGTGCTGAAGCCCGCTGGAAAAAGGTGGTATTGCCTGGCTAAAAGCCACTATATCCTCAACCATCTGAGTATGGGTAAGTTTATAAATAATTTCAGGGATCAGTTCTTCGTTATCAACAGCAAATAGAGCCGCTCCTCTGATTTTTTTACAGGGGAAGAGGCGTAGAGATACCTTGGTGATGATGCCGGTTGTGCCGGTCCATCCCAGGAAAAGCCCCACATCAGGCAGGGGGTGCAGGGTGAACCAGCCCGAACCTATCGAACAGGAGCCGAATTGGCAGATCTCGCCGGTTGGCAGAACTACCTCTAACCCATTAATCATATCGGAATTAAAGCCGTATGGCTGCGCAAGATCTCCCTGCCCATGGATAGCCATATTGCCGGCAATGGTGGCGGTGGGCGGCGCTCCCGGTTCTGAATGGGTCAGATGGGGACAATGCCTCTCCAGATAAGAGGTCAATTGGCCCTGTGAGACGCCGCACTCCACGACAGTGTAACGAGCCTTCTCATTTACCTCGATGATACTGTCCATTCTCTTAAGGTCCAGAAGAATTCCTCCCTTAAAAGGGACAGCCAGACCGGCTAAGGACAGACCCCCTCCAAGAGGAACTACGGGTATCTTCTCCTTGTTTGCGAGTTGAACAATCTTCTGAATCTGTTCGGGGGTCCTGGGCGATACCGCATAGTCCGGCCGGTGTGGTTCTGTTGTCCCGAGGTCCCAGGAATAGATGAAAAGCTCTTCCGGCTGAACGGAGCTATGGTCTTTACCAACTATCTCCACGAGTGCTTCGTAAACTGAATTCATGAAATTACCTCCATCCCGCCGGATTTTCGCCGATGGCGAGTCGGCAAAGATCGCTCATATAAATAGGCGCGATACCGTTTCTAGTGACTATCTGAGCCATGGTGTTATAACAGGCGGGGCAATTAAAGACACACACTTCGGCTCCGGCGCTTTTCATATCCTCAATATTTTTTTTCTCAATTTCCGCGGCTCGCTTACGGCTCCCCTCCTGTCTCTGCCCAACAATTGTGCCGCCGCAACAAAGCGCGTTCTCATCAACATATTCCCTTTCAACAGCTTCCGCGCCAATCAACTCAAAGATGTCTTGTACAAAGTGGTGCTTATCGGAAGACAATCGAGATGAACACGGACGCTGATAAGCTACTTTTAAATTCACTGGTTCTATCTCATCCTTGAGTTCCTTTAACCGATCATATAGAAATTCAAAAAAGTGAACAGGCTTGAACGGAACCTCAATACCAACCGCCGAGCAGTAAGAGGTGTATGTTCCATAACATTCGTCATGGAAACAGATAACCTCATCAACCTCATGTTTGGCAATGGTTTCGATGATCTTGGGCAGTCTGTCATTTATTACAGAGGTTCTGGCATAGTGGAGGTACATGAGTTGACAGAAATAATGAAACATTTTACGGGGGTCTGATGAAATTACAGGTACTCCTTCAAACAGTTTTCCCTGTATCAAAAACATGAGATCGGAGAAGACCCCCATAAGAAGAGATCGCCCGTTCACTTTCTCAATTACGGGTTCTCCCCGAAATGGAACGCCTAAATTTATACCCCGTTGGATAAGAGGTCGAGGCAGCGGGGGAATATCAAGTTCTTCCTGTTTCTCTACAATGAGGTAGAAGGGATGATTGTTCATCGGGCAGTATTCCTCGCAGGCGTAACAGGTAACACATTCGTGTAATACGAAGGAATCCTCACCATGCCCTATTTTTAATATTTCCTTTTTCGCGCTTTCCTTATCAATGTCAATGTATTGGCACTTGATAAGGCAATCTTGAGTGCGGCAACTCAGACATTTTTTTTCATCATATTTAACTTCATACATCAATCGCCTCCTTATCCTTAGTGGATATTTTAGTTGTGCACGCTAGCCGAGTTTGACTTAATTAGGGTTTTTTCCAATAATGCCTCGATGCCTAGTTCAGTGATATTTCCTTATTTGCACTTGTCACAATTAAATTTCAATAACAATAACACTTTGGGAAAGCAGGAATCAATTACTATTCGGCCTAAAATTTTCCCCAATTCAATATTTTCATTCGCGAATTTGAATTTTTACTCCATGAAACGTTGAGTCATTGTCGATCAGCGGTATAACCTGCTGGACATTAAATCTCATAATCGGCCCTGGCCAGTAGCTCTTTGATAGATAAACAGGCCGTGGAGTCCGGCGGCAGTTCCCAGAGCGACTTCCCCTTGAGGTTATAGTCCCGGACAACGGCATCGTAATCTAGTTTTCCCATATAGACCTCTCCAGTGGATTGTATCAACTGCTCAGCCTCATGATAAAATTCATGGTTGCCCACCAGATAGAGGTGTTCATATTGAAGCTCTACAGCTTGAGCTATCTTTTTAACCCTCTCAACATGTTTTATTGACTTAAGGGAAGGGTCTAAAATTACAAATAGGTCGTCCACCCTTGGCACCACCCGCCTGTTCAGGTGCTCCAACCCCGCTGGTGAGTCTATCAGAATGTTTTTATAATGCTGACCAATAGTAGGAATAATAAACTCAAAAAGGAAACTGGCCGAGCGATAGTCGCCTTCTGTCCAGCGCGGTCCCAGGGAGAAGAGGTCAAATTTTTCCGATCGGTAATATGAATAATTTTTTAAAAGTAGCGGTATCTTTACAAAGGGTGGACCAGCCCCCATTTCAAAAAAGGCGTCCTCATTTTCAAGCTCTTCGGCCAGATCAGAAAGGGTCTTTAGCGATACTTCTCGGTTAATTTCGGTCTTCACCCTCGTTTCTTCCAGTTCCACTCCGAGCATGTTCGCCAGACTCTGGTCAGGGTCGATGTCTAAGAGCAAAAGCGGTGTTTTCAGATATCTGGCTAGGAGAGCAACGAATGTGGACTTGCCGGTGCCCCCTCTGCCTATAGCCATGGTAATTTTTCCAACATTCTCCATTGAAGAGGTCAGCCGTGTAATTTTTGCTGCTTCCGCTATGATACGGGCGCCAAGTTCATCATCACGAGTCATGATATCCCACTTTCAATATTTTTAGCGGCTGAGACTGTACGCCCGATCCCTCCAGTTTTCTTAAAAACCGGACAAATTTTCCACTTCAAGGCATAGTAATCTCCCGAAGCCCTTGCTGTCAAGCGGATATCCACCCGTCAGCCATGGCCAAACACCACCTGGTAGTGACGGCGTAGCGGGAAGGCCGAAGGAAGCCACATGAACCCACCAACGTCAACCAGATGGGCTTGGAATGTCTAGCTGATTGGTTACAGAGGAGAATTAGGTGGTGTGTAGGTACTGTATATTATGGTTACTGCCGTAGATGAAAAAATGCAACATACGTGCATCTATACGTAACAAAATGGTAATTGACCAATAAAGGGTATTCGTCAATATTTGGGCAGTCGTAAAGTGCATCAGCTTGCCATAGTCCACGGTCGATCATGCCACTGTTACCTTGCCCAATTCAAGAGATAGCCCTCAATCGAAAAATAAGGCAGGCACAATATGTTGCGGTTCGCAATTTGGTCTCTAAAACTGTGATCACTTGCCATGAGGTTCGGACTTTTCAACCGTGCAGTGAGCCCTACGAAGGCCTCCCAAGTAATTGAAATGCAAACGCCATCACACCTCCTCGGTGTCAGACAAATCAAAGGTTTTTCAGGTAGTCGATATTTTCAGATTTTGGAAGGTGATCAAAGAATTCATCAGGGTGAAAACGGTATGCGTTCCACCCTGATGCCTTACAACTAGGCGTACAGATTATCAATCCATTTCATGGCCTCCACGTCGCTGATTTTGCCCAAATACCGCTCTGTTGTTGAAAGATTCGAATGTCGTAATATGATTTTTGAAACGATCTCGATAGGCACACCAGAGCGTGATGCATAAGTAGCAGCATGACGCCTGAGATCATGGGGCCTGAGGTGGATACCAACTACGGCACCTGCTTTGGCCACCATTTCTCTCGCAGCCTCATAACATATAGGGAAAATCCGTTGATCCGGTTGAATGGTCATCTCCCTGACATCACTACTGTCCGGTTGTTAATTGAATAATAACAACTGTTTATCGGAAGCCCCTGTTTCATTTTTGTAATCTTCCTCCTGGAAGGCCTGTAAAATGGGGATTTTCTCTAAATGTAATCTTCCTCCTGGAAGGCCTGTAAAATGGGGATTTTCTCTAAAAGAGTGACACTCAAAACCTGTAGAATTGTGTAGAGGCTTTGTTCTAATCCAAGCCTCTTCTTGAGGATCGCGACGAGGACATAAACGGAAATGGCGATCCAGATTTGGGTCTTCACCGCATTTGGCGATGTGCCGTAAAATGCCTTGATCCGCAGGTGCTGCTTGATCCATTTGAAAAATAGCTCTATCCGCCACCGCGCTTTGAACAGCTGTGCTATAGTGAGAGGGGGAAGAGCGAAATTGTTTGTCAGAAACACAAAGGTCTTTTCGGTCTCGACGTCGAGATAGCGGATGCGCCGCAGTTTTTCTGGATAGTCTTTCTTTGCATAGAAGCCCGTCAGGACAACAATCTGATCGCATTTGAGACCTGTTGATTTGTCTACGTGGTGAGAGTAAAGACGTCTGAAGCCGAAGTTGCTTTTGGCGCGGCTCACAAAAAAGGCGGCGGCTTGATGGATGGTATAGAGCCGTGAGTAATCCACATAACCACGATCCATCACATAGAATGAGCCTGGTTCCGGGATCAAGATATCGAGGATTCTGACATCGTGCAGTTTCCCGTCGGAAATATAGATGAATTCGGGGATGCTGCCCCGCAGATTCAGCAGTGTGTGCAGTTTGATTGCCCCCTTG
This genomic interval carries:
- a CDS encoding IS4 family transposase, encoding MNSERIVFSQVMDHLPLHEFRKCVNRYRGNFKVRAFTCLEQFFCMAFAQLTYRESLRDIEVCLRAVQPKLYHMGIRSRVSRSTLADANENRDWRIYADFAQILIAAAKDLYAHEEFGVDLEATVYALDSTTIDLCLSLFPWARFRDTKGAIKLHTLLNLRGSIPEFIYISDGKLHDVRILDILIPEPGSFYVMDRGYVDYSRLYTIHQAAAFFVSRAKSNFGFRRLYSHHVDKSTGLKCDQIVVLTGFYAKKDYPEKLRRIRYLDVETEKTFVFLTNNFALPPLTIAQLFKARWRIELFFKWIKQHLRIKAFYGTSPNAVKTQIWIAISVYVLVAILKKRLGLEQSLYTILQVLSVTLLEKIPILQAFQEEDYI
- a CDS encoding electron transfer flavoprotein subunit beta/FixA family protein; translation: MDIIACIKMVPDASIVDTLKIDPAQKEIEKDGLIFKINEWDEYVLEAATRVKEKQGGTFTAITAGPKGWDEILKRALAMTADRAIRIDEDFVTAEPSVVARVLAKVIEGLPYDLVLFGAQSEDFNSGQLGCMVAEMLGIPHATMIVGLEVGEKTMQVKRELEAGAFENYTLKLPALLTIQTGINQPRYLSVSAIRRSMKKELQIVSLDQIEIYPVEKSPMVKLEKLELPPQGKRAEIISGSPDESAEKLARILKSAGIL
- a CDS encoding site-specific integrase, yielding MTIQPDQRIFPICYEAAREMVAKAGAVVGIHLRPHDLRRHAATYASRSGVPIEIVSKIILRHSNLSTTERYLGKISDVEAMKWIDNLYA
- a CDS encoding (Fe-S)-binding protein, with product MTLEDFKYSDIIHRCFRCGYCKFPVSWMDVNNCPAYARYRMETYSCGGRLWLTRAWLSDELDWTEHFAHIIFSCTACKNCEVKCPLSFNVDILNIIIAAKEEMVERGTIPSEVKDFLENIQRYGNPYGTAQTKRGEWLEGTEIEQYQGQDYLYYVGCIGSYDTRAQETAKILGKALQKAGVSFGVLGNEEKCDGNEVNMIGETALFEMQAEENIAQFKDLGVQRIVTLSPHSYNAIKNEYPKYNGSFEVLHQTQFLQNLINDGRLNVTNGFEAKVTIHDPCFLGRWNGEYEAFREILKAIPGIDLIEMERNRDSALCCGGGGANFYIDFLGGSADSPSRRRVREAVETGANILAVACPNCLTMLEDAVKAEGLDDKLSVKDISEIVGKAAE
- a CDS encoding electron transfer flavoprotein subunit alpha/FixB family protein — its product is MTEILVVAEYSKQHLTEVSLQMLSKGRKLADQSGMELNSVIIGRDVGQHAETLARWADRVLVVNNGNWDTSLPEPYQKILVPLIKKRKPKIVLLGHSSFGMDLAPSLSVELEAPLITDCIDINIEDSTLLITRSIYNGKVNAVYSFSPCETMMITGRVGEFDIGECDKHGQIEEVDFHLEDISYKKYEGFIEPKTGGIDISQAEVLVSVGRGIKGKENLEMVERLADLLGGQVSCSRPVVDCDWLPSEHQVGLSGKVVKPKLYIALGISGAFQHILGMKASKMIVAINQDAQASIFNTANYGIVDDIFKVVPELTKKIVELKGEGSIS
- a CDS encoding FAD-binding oxidoreductase — protein: MNSVYEALVEIVGKDHSSVQPEELFIYSWDLGTTEPHRPDYAVSPRTPEQIQKIVQLANKEKIPVVPLGGGLSLAGLAVPFKGGILLDLKRMDSIIEVNEKARYTVVECGVSQGQLTSYLERHCPHLTHSEPGAPPTATIAGNMAIHGQGDLAQPYGFNSDMINGLEVVLPTGEICQFGSCSIGSGWFTLHPLPDVGLFLGWTGTTGIITKVSLRLFPCKKIRGAALFAVDNEELIPEIIYKLTHTQMVEDIVAFSQAIPPFSSGLQHITINLSADSEKELEFKQEIIFDDTLGEYIRKGDGGYLGFNRGLQRPQISKTSDWRKGGGFEYVGSIMPIDTYPECYRRGRQISEKHDIPYTVLGRCIGAAHAMMFSWTYAFNRADPETIKHAKAALHETDDLVLKLGGTIWKPGLYGQKLVMERLNSSTFDLMRKVKQLLDPNGIMNPGNWEPAL
- a CDS encoding nitronate monooxygenase — translated: MLRTRVTEILDIEYPIIGGPMAYVSGPELVSAQSNAGGLGIIASISFQTIDELREVIRKTKQLTDKPFGINVTLLPTARTINYEDYFKASIDEGVKVIETSGRSPKPYMQIMKDAGVISMHRATRTRDIQNAERAGCDIVTIIGTEAAGHPGQEEVGTFVRVPIAANAVDIPVVAAGGITDARGLVAALALGAEGVLIGTRFMCTQEARIHDNIKTWMHGLGEMDTILIQKSIMNASRVVRNEHTEKILEMENKGASLEELLPMIRGERGVNAYESGDPSEANITIGQGVGMINDTPTVKEVIDGMVNGAKEIMQRLDQIGLAD
- a CDS encoding (Fe-S)-binding protein — translated: MYEVKYDEKKCLSCRTQDCLIKCQYIDIDKESAKKEILKIGHGEDSFVLHECVTCYACEEYCPMNNHPFYLIVEKQEELDIPPLPRPLIQRGINLGVPFRGEPVIEKVNGRSLLMGVFSDLMFLIQGKLFEGVPVISSDPRKMFHYFCQLMYLHYARTSVINDRLPKIIETIAKHEVDEVICFHDECYGTYTSYCSAVGIEVPFKPVHFFEFLYDRLKELKDEIEPVNLKVAYQRPCSSRLSSDKHHFVQDIFELIGAEAVEREYVDENALCCGGTIVGQRQEGSRKRAAEIEKKNIEDMKSAGAEVCVFNCPACYNTMAQIVTRNGIAPIYMSDLCRLAIGENPAGWR
- a CDS encoding enoyl-CoA hydratase/isomerase family protein, whose amino-acid sequence is MALVDYIIDDNVAILSMNSGENRFNFPFFKAFMEVLDEIEHDTEANVLVVKSSHEKIWSNGIDLDWLGPAVEKEGPELNIKFMTEMAIFMKRVLTYPMLTIAAITGHAFAGGAFLSFAHDFRFMRSDRGWLCMPEVDIGMTLGPMFSVISRRAVPMYMFEEMQYTGRRLTAQECEEHHIIKKACHIDDLMNEALAFAKTLNKDRELIRKMKKETHKEIIAVIDERITSVSQ